GAACTCCTCGGTGGTGTTCCACGGGTTGAACCCGCCGTCGTCCAGCGCCCGCTGCTCGGCGATCGCATCGGGAGCGGTCAGGTCGCGCCGGGGCAGGGTCAGCGTGGCGGCAAGGATCGGCGGGCTGTCGCGCTCGGTCCAGTCCTGCGCCGCGTCCTCGATCGGGGTGAGGCTTTCGGTGACGAAGCGCTGCAGGTAGAGCTCGAAGGTGACGTCCCCCGCCGCGATGCGCTGGGCGAACTCGGCCGAGAGCCGGCCCGCACCATGGGCGGGGAAGGCCCCGGGCGTGCCGCGCGCGGGCTTGAAGGCGTAGCGCACCGCTTCGTCGCCCCAGCGGATCGCGCCGCGGCTCCAGTAGCTTTCGAGCGCGACGCTGTCGCAGGGCCGCAGCGCCTCGCGCACGTTGCCGAGCATCCGCCGCACCTCGCTGACCCCGAGCGTCCGGCAGAGCCCGGCGAGCCCCGCCGCCCGCGACAGCCCGCCGCCCGAGACGGCATGGGCGAAATGCACGAACTGGTGCGCGTCGCGGGCGTGCGGCACCGGCCAGTTGGTGGCGAGCAGGTCGTGGTGCTCGGTCTCCGAGACCGCGATGCGCAGCGCAAGCCCGCGCAGGTCCTTCTCCTCGTCGGATTTCGCGAAGGAGGCGGCATTGGAGAAACGCACGCTGGCGGGATAGCTGGCTCCGGGCCGGGCGAAGCCGACGCGCAGGTCCTCGGGCAGCGCCTGCGAGAAGGTGAGCGTCCCGCCGGAGAAGGCGGCGATCGACTTGGCGTGGAAGGCGCGGTCGACGCGCCGCGCCTTGCCCGCCTTGCGCGACTTCAGCTGCGCGTCGAGCATGAGATCGGCCAGCTTCAGGAACTCCGCCCGTTCCGCCTCGGGCGAGCCGCCACGGTAGGTTTCCGCCCATTTCACCCGTCCGGCCGAAAGGCCGCCATCGCCACCGTCAGACACCGATCCGCTCCCTTATGCCGTGCCAGATCGCCGCGAGGATGCCCTCGGGGTCCGGGCTGTAATGGGGCAGGGCAAGCCGGGTGATCCGCGCGTCGATCAGCGTCGGCCGGCCGGAGGCGATGGCCCTGCGGAATGCCTCCTCGAAGTCTTCCTCGTCCTCGACCCGGAAGCCCTCGGCGCCGCAGGCATGGGCGTAGGCCACCCAGTCGGGGGTCTCGAATTCGGTCAGCGCCGTGTCGAAGAAGGCCGAGAGCTGGTAGAGCTTGATCAGCTTGAACTCGCCGTCGTTGAAGATCACCCAGACCACGGGGATGTTGTGGGTGACGGCGGTCATCAGCTCGAAGCCCATCATCAGGTAGCAGCCGTCGCCCACCGCGGCGACCACCGGGCGCGAGGGATCGGCGAACTTCGCCCCCAGCGCGCCGCAGACGCCGATGCCCATCGGCCCGTAGGTGCCGGGCTTGCGGAAGTTCTGCCCCTCGCGCATCTCGAGGTAGTAGCCGCACCAGGCCGCGTGGGCGCCCGCGTCGGCCAGCACCACGCCGCGCGGCGGCAGGTTGCGCGAGATCGCCTGCACCATGCGCCCCGGATGCAGCCCCTTGTGCACGCCGATCACGAAGCGCTCGTCGTAATCCTTCGGGCGGTAGTCGATTTCCGGGCGGTGCCCGACGCTGGCGTCGAGCCTTTCATGCAGCGCCGTGAGCGCCAGCTTCGCGTCGGCGACGATGGCCGCGTCGGCGCGGTAGATCTTGTCGATCTCGCCCGGGTCGATGTTGATGTGGATGAGCTGCCTGCCGTCGAAGAGCCCGTCGTCGAAGTCGAAGGTCGCGTGCTGGGCGAAGGAATTGCCGATGGCGAGCACCAGCTCGCTCTCCTCCCAGATGTCGCGCGCGGCCTTGTGGCCGCTGTCGCAGAAGATGCCGATGGCGAGCCGGTGCTGCTCGTCGACGATGCCCTTGCCATCCATGGTGGTCAGCAGCGGCAGCTCGAACCGCTCGATGAAGCGGCGCAGCGCCTCGCCGGCGCCCGAGCGGACCGCGCCGAAGCCGGCCAGCACGCAGACCCGGTCGCCGCGGTTCAGCGCGTCCTCGAGCAGGTTCCCCGCCGCCTCGAGCTGCGCCGGGTCGGGCGCGACCGGGGCGGGGCGCACGTCGATGCGGCGGAAGTTCGGCACCTCGACGCTGCGCGGGGTGATGTCCTCGGCGATGGCGATGTGTACCGGGCCGGGCCGCCCCTCGAAGGCGATGCGCACCGCGCGCTCGAGGGTGTCGACCAGCTTCGCCGGATCGGTCACGAGGAAATTCGCGGGCTTGCCGGTGGCGGGATCGGTC
The Salipiger sp. H15 DNA segment above includes these coding regions:
- a CDS encoding thiamine pyrophosphate-binding protein — encoded protein: MPLWIAVPLYCAGPQVKTHRCQSAPDERRAASGGRFPPGGAEWWNTIHPERWIFRRTRAIVVGISAVNLLLYSLVFARDDSPFGLPIHGVPMRVHEAIVEALGDIGVDAAFGGAGENAAGLMLALDASKRIRPIIAKNEQAAAFMACGYAMFTGRLGVCFATAGPGAFNLISGLCVALTDSYPVLAISGYSTVAWEGRGGLNETSGRGRTPNSHMMFDACCKTDPATGKPANFLVTDPAKLVDTLERAVRIAFEGRPGPVHIAIAEDITPRSVEVPNFRRIDVRPAPVAPDPAQLEAAGNLLEDALNRGDRVCVLAGFGAVRSGAGEALRRFIERFELPLLTTMDGKGIVDEQHRLAIGIFCDSGHKAARDIWEESELVLAIGNSFAQHATFDFDDGLFDGRQLIHINIDPGEIDKIYRADAAIVADAKLALTALHERLDASVGHRPEIDYRPKDYDERFVIGVHKGLHPGRMVQAISRNLPPRGVVLADAGAHAAWCGYYLEMREGQNFRKPGTYGPMGIGVCGALGAKFADPSRPVVAAVGDGCYLMMGFELMTAVTHNIPVVWVIFNDGEFKLIKLYQLSAFFDTALTEFETPDWVAYAHACGAEGFRVEDEEDFEEAFRRAIASGRPTLIDARITRLALPHYSPDPEGILAAIWHGIRERIGV